TGTTTTGCCGAATCGGTCGCCGAGTTACGTCGGTATCAACATAGAGCTTTCCAGAGTCACCGTTCATCAAGAGTTTACCCTGATGTTTTACGCCACCTTCTGTCCATTCTAAATACCATTTACCATTCAGGTCAGGATTAACACTCTGGGTATCGATATCATTTTGAGCATAACTTAGAGTCATTACACTTTCAGAATTAGAAGTAGAAATGGCTTCAGCCGTAGCAGGAGAGCTTAAGCTAGTGAGAGCTGTGCTAGCAATTAGAGCGGATAATCCGAATTTAGCAATTTTGGTGAATAACATTTGCTGTCCTCCATCTTGTTAACTTTCATCTTCATTACTTCTTTAGGTGGGAAATGAGTGTTTTATGCAGTTATAGATTAAATTAACTTTTAACGATCAGTAAATCTAAAAAAACAGCTCATTTTGACTGTTGGTTAAAATCTTAATTAAGTTCGTTAAACTAAAAAATAAAGTGCGGACTGTTCTATAATTAAATAATCCCTAAAATAATTAAGAAATAGATTCAGGTTAGTGGATCAAATTAAGCTCCAATGGCGTGGAGCATTTCAATAGCCTAAATCAGTTAATTAGTTACCAGAATGGTAATTCTGGTGGCTCTACTGGCATAGTTTCAGGTGGTTCAATTGGATTTGGCGCTGATTCTGGTGGTTCTACTTGAGGAGTAACAGGTGATTCTGGCTCAGGTATATTGTAAGCTAAATTCGTATTATTCGGAGAACTTAAAGTAGAATGATCAGAAGCAATAGCAACCTCAGTATCCATCATAGTTGCTGATAAGGCTAGGGGGGTTGCTAAAAGGAATAAACTCAGAATAGTTTTTGCTAGGCGTTGGTTAAATAGTTTCATAATTATTTCCTAAACATTATTCAATTACCTTCAATATTTCCATAGGTTTTATCGTTAATACTTATGCAGGTAGGAAAGCTTTACTATAGCAACATGATCTCATTTGTAAAAACTAGCTCAACATTACGTAGGCTGAAGCCGTGCCGAAGGCTTCCCCCCCACCCCCCTTAGTAAGCAGGGCTGTTTCATTCTATCAAAATGGGGAGTAGCCAAAGCCTCTGTCCAAGCCATCTTCGCCCTTCGGTAATTGATAAAAAGCCTAATAATCTAAAAAGATTGAGACAAATGGTCTTTAAAACTGAAAAGTTGACTGCTGATTGAAGATGGTGTAACGGGGAGGTATCTTCAGCAAAAATAACGTCTTTGACCCAATGTAGTTGGTTTTCAATTCCCCAATGTCCCTGAATTTTTTCACTAAATTTTTTAGCTGTTTGATAACAACTACTTAAATAATAAACGATTTGATGATAAAACTTGTCTTTTCGATAACCTTTCCTTTCTACTTTAATAAAATACTGGCTTCCTTGCCAAATGTTAGGAAGATTTTCTGTAACTTCAAAAACAGAGACTTGGCGATTGATTTGTCGTCCATATTTTCCACCATATGTCGAACACAGTGAATTTCTGAAGTCTTTTTATTTTCCAATTTTTCCAAGGCTA
This window of the Euhalothece natronophila Z-M001 genome carries:
- a CDS encoding superantigen-like protein SSL4, encoding MKLFNQRLAKTILSLFLLATPLALSATMMDTEVAIASDHSTLSSPNNTNLAYNIPEPESPVTPQVEPPESAPNPIEPPETMPVEPPELPFW
- a CDS encoding ISAs1 family transposase; the protein is MCSTYGGKYGRQINRQVSVFEVTENLPNIWQGSQYFIKVERKGYRKDKFYHQIVYYLSSCYQTAKKFSEKIQGHWGIENQLHWVKDVIFAEDTSPLHHLQSAVNFSVLKTICLNLFRLLGFLSITEGRRWLGQRLWLLPILIE